In Macadamia integrifolia cultivar HAES 741 unplaced genomic scaffold, SCU_Mint_v3 scaffold2948, whole genome shotgun sequence, a single window of DNA contains:
- the LOC122067508 gene encoding ankyrin repeat-containing protein BDA1-like, whose product MIRRLYEASLSGSLTSLIELIEEDQLIPDRVMVTYFNKTPLHIAAMLGHVEFTKELLRRKPELATEDSRSSSPLHLTSAKGHREMVKDLLSVNPNVCSVTDHDGRTPLHLAAIKGRIDVMIELIQTLAEVIHMRVDRGESILNLCLKYNHLEALELILESASDQEELLKSKDDDGNTVLHLAAAKKPKVRVNISMSYPTTHKHLRF is encoded by the coding sequence atgATACGAAGACTGTATGAAGCTTCATTGAGTGGAAGTCTCACATCTCTGATTGAACTCATTGAGGAAGACCAGCTTATTCCCGATAGAGTTATGGTCACTTACTTCAATAAGACTCCACTCCACATAGCAGCAATGCTAGGCCACGTTGAGTTTACGAAAGAGCTTTTGAGACGCAAACCAGAACTTGCAACTGAGGACTCAAGAAGCTCTTCACCCCTTCACTTGACTTCAGCAAAAGGGCACCGTGAAATGGTGAAAGACTTGTTGAGTGTCAACCCAAATGTTTGTAGTGTTACTGACCATGATGGGAGAACTCCTCTTCATCTTGCAGCGATCAAAGGCCGTATTGATGTCATGATAGAGTTGATTCAGACACTAGCTGAGGTCATCCATATGAGGGTTGATAGGGGAGAAAGCATTCTGAACTTGTGTTTGAAGTACAACCACTTGGAGGCACTTGAACTAATATTGGAATCAGCAAGTGACCAAGAAGAGCTCCTTAAGTCTAAAGATGATGATGGCAACACTGTTTTGCATCTTGCTGCTGCCAAAAAACCAAAGGTAAGAGTAAATATAAGCATGAGTTATCCCACCACACACAAACACTTAAGATTTTAG